One Citrus sinensis cultivar Valencia sweet orange chromosome 5, DVS_A1.0, whole genome shotgun sequence genomic window, gactaatttaaatttatttaaatttcagattaaaaaaaaataaaaccatctaaatcaaaattaatattgtggTTGGGCAATAAGTTGTGACATAAAAactataactttaaaatattttataaatacttactattataatttgaaaactaaattaattttatcctaTATTTGTAAGATATATAAACttgtaatatttaaattatttttattaaaattattatttaaaaattatatatatatatatatatatatatatatatatatatatatatatatatatatatatactattaacttttatttcataattctaACTTTAAGACCACACTATCTAAATACTAAACAGGCCTTATCCTGTTTGATCACGAATCTACTTGGAGGCGATTGGGGGTTTCGGGCAGAACCCAAGCTTTAAATTCCCTGCAACCTTCAAATTTcgtatcatatttttttcccaccCGAGTCATCAAATTTTTGCTATTAAAATTCCAGCCTAAAGATAAAAGGACTTAAGGAGGATGATGCTGATGCTACCAGACCATTCcggtaaaaaatttaaccccGACTTCGGCAGTATATACTTAATTTACATTCCTAAAATTGAATGTTTCcatgttataattttgttagGTATTACCTCGgaatagcaaaaaaaaaaagaggaagaaatcattggctaaagaaaaagaaattcaacaaaagatgctattaaaaaaaaatagtaaactACAAAATCCAAGCTAATTTCCAAAGAGAGATGTCAAAAGTGCCAAAACAGCAACCACAATCATAATATTCAGGAAATAGTTTGACCGTAGAGGTGTATCTGGGCTTCCACCAACGGCTTCATACTCTGCCCGTATCTTCTGCTTCATAGCCTCTGACAGCTCACTCTGCAATTCAAATAGCCAACactaattgaattttattctttcaCCTTCACTTAGACTTCCAAGTTTTAGGTGTGAAGCACACACAGGATTTCAAAAAACCTTCATCTTGTATTATTATAACATACGGCACAAGAAAACAAAGTTACTTGTTTTTTCAGTCCTGCATCAAATCATAAAGAGTATAAAAGATAAACATTTTGCACATACACAAGCTCGATTACtatggaaataaaaaatgcaaggAATTTTCAACTActattaactaaaataaatttttaaaaataagttaatatataattacaacCTTTCCGGACGAATACTTGGCTGCTACAAACTTCTCTGGAGCAGCACCATCATCTAGCACGATACCCTGATCACCAAATTCAACAATCAGTTTAAAAGATTACTAATCCCTTTTACCATAATCTTCCACAACAGATTTATTGATGCAGATTCCTTAAAAGTTAACAAGTCAAATCCTGATTGTCAGCTGATGCCAATAATTGGAGACGGTAATATGCAGTCATGCACGTGCCCGAAGAGTACAGAAAGACTAAAATTTCACTTGGCATTTTCAGCCAGAAACGCAATATTGATAAATGTGCAGTTATTTGGCACTCTAAATATGCTTGTTTGTAAGAAAACTCATCTGAGCTATTccaaatattatgaaaattattcaaataaatgcCAATAACAGAACCAATTGAACTATCTCGCAAGAGAAAAATATGAGTTCATAAgttaaatacaataaaaaaatttcttcaatccggatgttttcaaaattttcaggaACAATGACAGAGTGTTTCTAGTCAAAAGAAAAGCTGCATTGACATTAGCACTTAACACAAGCAGTCTTAACATACCTCAGGAGGGTCAAATTTTGCCCCAAGGTTGCTGAGTTTGGCATGGGCTTCAGCATAATCCTTAAAGAATGCTTCCTGATCCTCAGCATATTTCTCAGCATAAACCTGTAAATTACGCCAAGTTTATTAGCTATAAATGATGATTCTACTTCACCATCTTACACTAAGATCTCGTTAATATTTACCTTGAATGAAGGATCTTCAAAAAGAACAGCATCAGTAGGCAGCACGAGTAAATCTTCGTCCCTTCTTTCTTTAATATCCTGTTAGATAAATCAGTCAGCAAGCGGAATATGCTTTTACTTATCCCCTCTATTTCTCACTATAGCAGATGCATATGAAGAGACAGTGTTCTGACTTCAAACCTTGAAGTAGGAGTTGTCAAATTTCAACCATTGTACTGTCCAGGACTGCCCACCAGGTGCTCCTGGTCCATCTTTCTGTCATGcaatatattttcttaaataattaGCTGCTTGCTATAGCTATATTCTCTGTAGCAGATAATTATCAGATTGTCTAGTCATCCAGAAGTAAACAATTCAGAGGAAGTACTAGAAAGGTTCTCTATGGTACCTCCCAAACAACTAAAGAGGCTTTTTACCGTGTACTTTGTTTCTGGCTTGCCCCAACCACTTCGTTCAGGTCTAGACCTTCCCACTGTGTGTGCACCAGATAAGGCAACTATTTCCTGCAGATCAAAGAACTATTTAATAAACATCACAACCTATTGAGGTAAAAGAAAAACCAAGTATTCCTACAGTTTATCTTACCTTGTCATTTAATCCCATTCTATAAAAGACATTTCTTAAATGTTCAGCAGGTGATGGAGGCCCAGCAGCTGTATGCCAAATGAGTACTTCAAAATTTAGTTGCGTAGTCATTTAAGACGAAATGTGAAAAAAAGCaggggaaagaaaacaaaaaccacAAATAACTACAACTCAACCATACACTTCAAAATTCACCAGTATGAGGGGAAACAGCTACTCAATACTCATCTAATCCATAAAACAGTAGACATCATACTGACAAAATTATACATCGGAGAATAAACAAAGTCAACCATACACTTCAAAATTCGCCAGTATGGGGGGTAACAGCTACTCATACTCATCTAATCCATAAAACAGTAGATATCATGCTCACAAAATTATACATCAGAGAATAGACAAGGTCATGGGGCTGCAAGCACATTAAGCAATCAATTGCCAAAATGTCAGCAGATATAAACCTTCAATAtacaactttttatttatttatttatttattctttttcaaacCACCAAAGTGTCTTAAGTATATTTCTCACTCAATCCACACAAATGTATAAACATGTGTCTGAGCACATACATAAACCTCATGCCATGAATAATATTGCTTGGCCTCTATACTATCAAACACACATCAAAGAACAACAGAGATAAACTTTGAATTAACCAAATTACACTCCTCAGTCCCCAAGATGTCAACAAGATTCTCATAGAAAAGATTTTCCTACACCAGACAAGACAAGTTCACTCCTACATCAAAGAACAACAGAGATAAACTTTGAATTAACCAAATTACACTCCTCAGTCCCCAAGATGTCAACAAGATTCTCATAGAAAAGATTGTCCTACACCAGACACGACAAGTTCATATGCTCAAGCAATCAATCAACAAAATTTCTATGAATAATCCATGATACAAACAGCTGCACAGTAActgttattttgtttaatgtaGGCGCCATGGTAAAATATACCAAGCCAAATTCTATAAACATCAAAGGTGTATTTACCAGGAAGCCTTCCTTCTTCAGGGCACTGCTCAGGTCCTGAGACATCCACTCTTCCATACTTCATTGGGATCTTAGGACCCCCGGCTTCCTGAATTTCAGAGAAATTGATAGAACCTTTAGATgatcaaattaattgaaatcatATCAATTCCAAAATAAGAGTCAGTCAGACCTCTATAGCAGTAGCGCTAGCCAACTGGAATAAGTCTGCATATGTGACACCGGAATATTTGTCCTTGATAGGTTGAATCAGTTTCAATGCATTCACAAGCCCTAAAATGCAAGGTTGTGAGGTGCCAAATCTTCAAAACAAGCTCAATTACACAAAAATGTTCATATCATTACCAGCATTGGCTGCGTGTTTTAGCTCAACCTCAAATCTAAGACTTGCATTAGCTCCTCCCCTTCGAGGCCACTCCTCAATGTTCTTGTCATAAGTACCAGCATCATGCCATCCTAGACGAACCTGTTATTACTGTTATTAATATCATCATACACAAGAAGCTGTAAACACTTAAAACTACTGAATAGTTCCATTTCATCAACTAGACTTGGTCAGTATAcgctttatttttcattcttgcGCAATGTTAATTATAGAACTAAACATTGAGTTTTCACAAAAATTCAATTCCAAAACTTCTATCTCCAAACTAACAAAGACAGCACATCAATAATGCAattcagaaattcaaagagGGTTCACATTCGCATATGTACCAAAATAGGATGGCAAAATGTAGACTTGAGAAGCTCCCTAATATCTTCTCTAGCACTCTTCAACTGATCAGGATCCGACGCCGCACATTTCGTCGTAGGTACGGTGCTATATCCTCTGTTCACAGACGATCTCCTCTGcaatccaaaaaaaagaagaagataaaactACATGTTACggcaaaagaaaatacaaaatagaataaaaaaaacacactcGATAAAAGTTACCTGGCTGATGAGAGGAGAGAATCTGAGGCATTTGAGGGAGGAAGaagaggagagagagaaagagagtgaAGAAgcggaagagaaagaaagcttAGCAGCTGCGGCGGCGGCGGTGGTGGAGCAAAGAAGGCGAGAAGAAGCGGCGGTGCTCAAAGAGGAAGCCATCGGTGATTGTGATTTTGATTGCAGTCGTATCTGTTGTTGTGTCAGTGACGCTGGCCGAGCTGCCATTTGGTTCTTTTTCAAGCGTTCGCTTTTTGCTCCTTTTGTTTTGGATTACGAGGCCCAATGGCAAGCACGCGCGCGCCActcctcttttctttgttctgGTTGTGTTTGGGAATCGGGCTGGGTTTGTTTTTATACAGGATGATGACTTTGTCCCTATCCCAACCACAAAAAGCAGAGTTTTCTTGAAACATTTTAGGTGGTTGGTGGAGATTgaaaagatattattttatccaaaattccaacaattatcatgtaacaaaataataacattcCATAGGCTCATTTAATATAGCTTTGTATTGTTTCTTTTAGGCTTTAGCAATGTAAATTATAGAATGTTGAATTGCTGCAGTTCAGTTTAAATTGATAACAATCACGCACAAGTttgcattttataaaataaatagctGGAGCGTTTGGGGCAGCTGTTCTCCACCTTATATTCTAGGAAAAATTTCTTTAGAATATGGCATGGCGAGTAGCTGCGCAGTGGCAGTACAGCTCCTCCAAGCGCACTAAACATTTAGTTTATAACAAAAGTATATGAAAGATTTTTGAATATGCAACCACTTTTTTCTAT contains:
- the LOC102610460 gene encoding probable L-ascorbate peroxidase 6, chloroplastic/mitochondrial isoform X1, whose amino-acid sequence is MAARPASLTQQQIRLQSKSQSPMASSLSTAASSRLLCSTTAAAAAAKLSFSSASSLSFSLSSSSSLKCLRFSPLISQRRSSVNRGYSTVPTTKCAASDPDQLKSAREDIRELLKSTFCHPILVRLGWHDAGTYDKNIEEWPRRGGANASLRFEVELKHAANAGLVNALKLIQPIKDKYSGVTYADLFQLASATAIEEAGGPKIPMKYGRVDVSGPEQCPEEGRLPAAGPPSPAEHLRNVFYRMGLNDKEIVALSGAHTVGRSRPERSGWGKPETKYTKDGPGAPGGQSWTVQWLKFDNSYFKDIKERRDEDLLVLPTDAVLFEDPSFKVYAEKYAEDQEAFFKDYAEAHAKLSNLGAKFDPPEGIVLDDGAAPEKFVAAKYSSGKSELSEAMKQKIRAEYEAVGGSPDTPLRSNYFLNIMIVVAVLALLTSLFGN
- the LOC102610460 gene encoding probable L-ascorbate peroxidase 6, chloroplastic/mitochondrial isoform X2, which produces MAARPASLTQQQIRLQSKSQSPMASSLSTAASSRLLCSTTAAAAAAKLSFSSASSLSFSLSSSSSLKCLRFSPLISQRRSSVNRGYSTVPTTKCAASDPDQLKSAREDIRELLKSTFCHPILVRLGWHDAGTYDKNIEEWPRRGGANASLRFEVELKHAANAGLVNALKLIQPIKDKYSGVTYADLFQLASATAIEEAGGPKIPMKYGRVDVSGPEQCPEEGRLPAAGPPSPAEHLRNVFYRMGLNDKEIVALSGAHTVGRSRPERSGWGKPETKYTKDGPGAPGGQSWTVQWLKFDNSYFKDIKERRDEDLLVLPTDAVLFEDPSFKVYAEKYAEDQEAFFKDYAEAHAKLSNLGAKFDPPEGIVLDDGAAPEKFVAAKYSSGKD